The Mesorhizobium loti DNA segment ACCTCGGTGGTCGGCGTAACCGGCAATCCCGGCCAGACCAATTACTGCGCCTCCAAGGCCGGCATGATCGGCTTCTCCAAATCCCTGGCGCAGGAAATCGCCACCCGCAACATCACCGTCAACTGCGTCGCCCCGGGCTTCATCGAATCGGCGATGACCGACAAGCTCAACGACAAGCAGAAAGAGGCGATCATGGCGGCGATTCCGACGCGCCGCATGGGCACGAGCGTTGAAGTGGCGTCCGCCGTTGCCTACCTCGCCTCCAACGAGGCCGCCTACGTCACTGGCCAGACCATCCATGTCAACGGCGGCATGGCCATGATTTGACGATACAGCGGGGCTGTGAAAAGAGACCATTTCGCCTTGGACCTCCGCCATTTTTCGTGTAATGCGGCCCGCAACCCGGCGGTTCGGGCAAAAACCGGTCTGTAGCCGTTGCGTTTCCGGCAGGACCATCTTTCAGCTTGATTAGCGGCATTCTGCCCGCTAACGAAGACAGACAAACAAAAGACGAGGATGCCCCAAATGAGTGACACCGCAGAGCGCGTCAAGAAGATCGTCATCGAGCACCTTGGCGTCGATGCCGACAAAGTGACGGAGCAGGCGAGCTTCATCGATGATCTGGGCGCCGACAGCCTCGACACGGTCGAACTCGTCATGGCGTTCGAAGAAGAATTCGGCGTCGAGATTCCCGACGACGCGGCCGAGACCATCCTGACCGTCGGCGACGCGGTCAAGTACATCGACAAGGCTTCGGCCTGACGCTTTCAGCAGTCATCACCGGGGAGGACCTGCGATGAGGCGTGTCGTCGTCACGGGCCTTGGGTTGTTGTCGCCGTTCGGCATGGGCTTTGAGCACAGCTGGAAGGAACTTCTGACCGGCCGCAGCGCCGCCAAACGCATCACCGAGTTCGAGGTGGAGGATCTTGCCTGCAAGATCGCCCACGTCGTCCCGCGTGGTGACGGCAGCAATGCCACCTTCAATCCCGAGGCCGTGCTCGAGCCGAAGGAATTGCGCAAGATCGGCGACTTCATCCTGTACGGGATTGCCGCCGCCGACGAGGCGCTGAAGGATTCCGGCTGGGAGCCCAAGACCCACGAAGAGCAATGCGCCACCGGCGTGCTCATCGGTTCGGGTATTGGCGGCATCGAGGGCATCGCCGAGAACGCGATGATCCTCAAGGAGCGCG contains these protein-coding regions:
- a CDS encoding acyl carrier protein, which encodes MSDTAERVKKIVIEHLGVDADKVTEQASFIDDLGADSLDTVELVMAFEEEFGVEIPDDAAETILTVGDAVKYIDKASA